A DNA window from Camelina sativa cultivar DH55 chromosome 17, Cs, whole genome shotgun sequence contains the following coding sequences:
- the LOC104758546 gene encoding 60S ribosomal protein L37-3-like, with translation MGKGTGSFGKRRNKSHTLCVRCGRRSFHIQKSRCSACAYPAARKRTYNWSVKAIRRKTTGTGRMRYLRNVPRRFKTGFREGTEAKPRVKAAAA, from the exons ATG GGAAAGGGAACGGGAAGTTTCGGAAAGAGAAGGAATAAGAGTCATACACTCTGTGTAAGATGTGGCCGTCGTAGTTTCCACATCCAGAAGAGTCGTTGCTCTGCTTGTGCTTACCCCGCCGCTCGCAAGAGGACCT ACAACTGGAGTGTGAAGGCAATCCGTAGAAAGACTACTGGAACTGGAAGGATGAGGTATCTTCGCAATGTTCCTCGCAGGTTCAAGACCGGTTTCAGAGAAG GTACCGAAGCCAAGCCAAGAGTCAAGGCAGCAGCAGCTTAA